The following proteins are co-located in the Pseudomonas sp. ATCC 13867 genome:
- a CDS encoding HAD family hydrolase: MALVIFDLDDTLIDGDCASLWSQRMADLGWVDAESFLKRDAELMALYAQGKLPMEDYMAFALEPMAGRSVEEIEREVETFVEDVIEPLIHSDACTTLARHREAGDRPLVISASGVHLVQPIAERIGIGEVLAIDLEVIDGHYTGRTVGTLTYREGKVLRLLDLLQGDDSQLAGAHFYSDSRNDLPLLKLVGHPHVVNADPVLLEHAQKMGWDSLAWN; the protein is encoded by the coding sequence ATGGCCCTGGTGATTTTCGACCTCGACGACACCCTGATCGACGGCGACTGCGCGAGCCTGTGGAGCCAGCGCATGGCTGATCTGGGCTGGGTTGACGCGGAGTCGTTCCTCAAGCGCGACGCCGAGCTGATGGCGCTGTACGCGCAGGGCAAGCTGCCAATGGAGGACTACATGGCCTTCGCCCTGGAGCCGATGGCCGGGCGCAGCGTCGAGGAAATCGAGCGGGAAGTGGAAACCTTCGTCGAGGACGTGATCGAGCCGCTGATCCACAGCGACGCCTGCACCACCCTCGCCCGCCACCGCGAGGCCGGCGACCGGCCGCTGGTGATCTCCGCCTCGGGCGTGCACCTGGTGCAGCCCATCGCCGAACGCATCGGCATTGGCGAAGTGCTGGCCATCGACCTGGAAGTGATCGACGGCCACTACACCGGCCGCACCGTCGGCACCCTCACCTACCGCGAAGGCAAGGTGCTGCGCCTGCTCGACCTGTTGCAGGGCGACGACAGTCAACTGGCCGGCGCGCACTTCTACTCCGACTCACGCAATGACCTGCCGCTGCTCAAGCTGGTCGGCCACCCGCATGTGGTGAATGCCGACCCGGTGCTGCTGGAGCATGCGCAGAAGATGGGCTGGGACAGTCTCGCCTGGAACTGA
- a CDS encoding site-2 protease family protein — protein MADTRDIAAGGEAVNDFWSLPGWLNGLLWLLQFTLSAAAGALGVVLCLLWLPEGVIWDLSGIVAGFVIVYLAIVVHELGHLLAARWSGMTVLRMRVGRLDVRVLRNGWKLGWPPRTQKRLQGFVMAFADSRGPWRRQHLCFVAGGPLANLTLALLSGGLGAWLAPGAAHGVLLAFAASNACLGVANLLPVERKPLVSDGLWLLRWWRGLDVAHPKLAFARLMGAACAGLCADQADPQDLRLLESQGLPMSLLALYIRLRALLVQGRWEEAAALDAALQAQRTVLPEALLRPLYDLLRLMDTELAFSRAMASKSAVGLFDELLPSRLQCEYASIWARCLALRAALAGDDGAFRRQLERGLEHAAQSPDLSLEKEEARIQQGMLRFLSG, from the coding sequence ATGGCGGACACACGGGATATAGCCGCTGGCGGCGAAGCGGTGAATGACTTCTGGAGCCTGCCGGGTTGGCTCAACGGCCTGCTGTGGCTGCTCCAGTTCACCTTGAGCGCCGCGGCGGGCGCGCTGGGTGTGGTGCTGTGCCTGTTGTGGCTGCCCGAGGGCGTGATCTGGGACCTGTCGGGCATCGTCGCCGGCTTCGTCATCGTCTACCTGGCCATCGTCGTCCATGAGCTGGGTCATTTGCTGGCGGCCCGCTGGAGCGGGATGACCGTCCTGCGCATGCGTGTCGGCCGCCTGGATGTCCGGGTGTTGCGCAACGGCTGGAAACTGGGCTGGCCACCGCGCACGCAAAAGCGCCTGCAGGGGTTCGTCATGGCCTTCGCCGACTCGCGGGGCCCCTGGCGGCGGCAGCATCTGTGCTTCGTCGCTGGCGGTCCGCTGGCGAACCTGACCCTTGCGCTCCTGTCTGGCGGCCTGGGGGCGTGGCTGGCGCCCGGTGCCGCCCACGGGGTGCTGCTGGCATTCGCCGCTTCCAACGCCTGCCTGGGCGTCGCCAATCTGCTGCCGGTGGAGCGCAAGCCGCTGGTCAGCGACGGGCTCTGGCTGCTGCGCTGGTGGCGCGGTCTGGATGTTGCCCATCCCAAGCTGGCCTTTGCCCGGCTGATGGGAGCGGCCTGCGCGGGGCTGTGCGCCGACCAGGCGGATCCGCAGGACCTGCGCCTGCTGGAGTCTCAGGGGCTGCCCATGTCGCTGCTGGCGCTGTATATCCGCCTCAGAGCGCTGCTGGTGCAGGGGCGCTGGGAGGAAGCGGCTGCGCTGGACGCCGCGCTCCAGGCGCAACGTACGGTGCTGCCCGAGGCGCTGCTGCGTCCGCTGTACGATCTGTTGCGACTGATGGATACCGAGCTGGCATTCTCCCGGGCGATGGCCAGCAAGAGTGCCGTTGGCCTGTTCGACGAACTGCTGCCGAGCCGGCTGCAATGCGAATACGCCAGTATCTGGGCGCGCTGCCTGGCCCTGCGTGCGGCGCTGGCCGGCGACGACGGGGCGTTTCGCCGTCAGTTGGAGCGGGGACTCGAGCATGCCGCGCAGTCCCCCGATCTTTCCCTGGAGAAGGAAGAGGCGCGGATCCAGCAGGGCATGCTCCGGTTCCTGAGCGGCTGA
- a CDS encoding NAD(P)H-quinone oxidoreductase: MNALQGIEGRVEWGERPSPACAQGQIRIQVAAAGINRADLLQVAGLYPPPPGASDVIGLECSGVVAEAGAGSTWQVGDRVCALLAGGGLAEEVVVDERHALPVPAGLSLAEAAGLPEVYATAWLNLFMLGALQPGEKVLLHAGASGVGSAGIQLCRAFGSPCWVSVGSAERLAYCEGLGAEGGALRGESLESLRDFAPFDVILDPVGANYAKLDLEILGRDGRWVVIGLMGGRKAELDLALLLGKRIQLIGSTLRSRDADFKAQLIAELGQKVWPLFESGKLSPQLERTFPIEQAQDAFDALASNQVQGKVVVVIDPSLG, encoded by the coding sequence GTGAACGCATTGCAAGGTATCGAAGGGCGGGTGGAATGGGGGGAGCGTCCCTCTCCGGCCTGCGCACAGGGGCAGATCCGCATCCAGGTCGCCGCCGCCGGGATCAACCGTGCCGACCTGCTGCAGGTGGCCGGCCTTTACCCGCCGCCGCCCGGGGCCAGCGATGTCATTGGCCTGGAGTGCTCCGGGGTGGTCGCCGAGGCGGGAGCCGGCAGTACCTGGCAGGTCGGCGATCGCGTCTGCGCATTGCTGGCCGGCGGCGGCCTGGCCGAGGAAGTGGTGGTGGACGAGCGCCATGCCCTGCCGGTGCCGGCGGGCCTGTCCCTGGCGGAAGCCGCCGGGTTGCCCGAGGTCTACGCCACCGCCTGGCTGAATCTGTTCATGCTGGGCGCATTGCAGCCGGGCGAGAAGGTCCTGCTGCACGCGGGCGCCAGCGGCGTCGGCTCGGCCGGCATCCAGCTGTGCAGGGCCTTCGGTAGCCCGTGCTGGGTCAGCGTCGGCAGCGCCGAGCGCCTGGCCTACTGCGAGGGCCTGGGCGCCGAGGGTGGCGCACTGCGTGGCGAAAGCCTCGAATCTCTTCGGGATTTCGCGCCGTTCGATGTGATCCTCGATCCGGTGGGGGCCAACTACGCCAAGCTGGATCTGGAAATCCTCGGCCGTGACGGTCGATGGGTGGTCATCGGCCTGATGGGCGGTCGCAAGGCCGAGCTGGATCTGGCCCTGCTGCTGGGCAAGCGCATCCAGTTGATCGGCTCGACCCTGCGTTCGCGCGATGCCGACTTCAAGGCGCAACTGATCGCCGAACTGGGGCAGAAGGTCTGGCCGCTGTTCGAGTCGGGCAAGCTGAGCCCGCAGTTGGAGCGGACCTTCCCGATCGAGCAGGCGCAGGATGCGTTCGATGCGCTGGCCAGTAATCAGGTGCAGGGCAAGGTGGTGGTGGTGATCGATCCGAGCCTGGGCTGA